The sequence ATGGAGCGGGCCCTGGAGGTCTGCGTGGAGCTTTCCAAGGCCCTCCAGGAGGAGGAAACCGTGTGGATCGAAACCTCGCCCTCCGCGATCATCGTCAGCACGGAGGATGCCTCCCGCGGCTTCACCTTCTGGGTCGGGCCGCTGAAATGGCTCAACGAGGCCAATGGCAAGCGCGGCCTGGCCCCGCTGGCGAAGTTGCTGCGCACCGTGCTCGCCCAGCCGCACCCGGATGACGACCCGGGCGTGCTGGAGATCCTCCAGAATTTCAGCCGCTGGCTCGATAAATACTCCGAGCTCGCCGAGATCCCGCAGGCGCAGGAGTCGATGAAGGAATTCTTCGCCCCGCTGAGCGCCGGGGTGCCCCGTTCGGTGCCGCCCGGCCCGCGTCCGGTGATGGCCGCCCGCCCGGGTGCCACCACCCAGCCGGCCGCGCGTCCCGCCGCTCCCACCAATCGCGCCCCGGCCGTCCAGACCGCCGCACCGGTGGTGAAGCCGCCGGGCATGGCCAGCGCCGCCGAGCCCGAGCCGACCCAGATGGGCGGCTACCCGGTCCCGGTGCCGAAGAAAAAGTCGCTGATGCCGCTGGTGACCATCGCCGTGGCCGCCGTCTGCCTTTCCGCCGCGGGCTACCAGGTTTACCGCTTCCAGCAGGCGAAGAAGAGCAAGGCCGCGGCCACCTCGACCGCCGATGATCCCACGAAGGGCCTCTCGGACTCGATCGCCCGCGCCGTTGGCAATCCCGCCACCAAGCCCGCGGAAACCACCCCGCCTCCGGCCCCGAAACCCGAGGCCCAGAAACCGGCCCCGAAGCCCGCTCCGCCCAAACCTTCCCCGAAGCCCGAGGCCCCCAAACCGGCTCCGCCGAAACCGCCCGCCGCGGCGGCGATCCCCGGGAACAGCCCGATCCTCGGCACCTGGAAGTACTTCGATGCCGCCTCCAGCAAGGCCTGCACCCGCACCTTCAGCAATGAGGGCGGCGCTTCCTGGTGCTCCCTGAAGGCCGCCGGCACCGAGGTCTGGAAATGCAAGGTCACCAAGATCGCGGGCGACGACTTCATCGTCACCGATCCCAAGGGCACCGAGCTCCACCACGTCCTCGCCAAGGATGGCAAGACCCTCAAGATCGAGGGCAATTTCCAGGCTTCGAAGTGAGCGGGGCAACCGCTGAAAGGTAGGGCCGCATCGCCGGGGCGACCGGGTGGAACGGTTGCGTCCGCTGCCACGGGCGCGACCCATCCCTTGATCGGTTTGGGTGACCTCCTTTCCGCGAGCGGATCTCCACCGCCCGGTCATCTCGGCGAGATGACCCTACCACCTCACGTCTTGAAGTCCCGCGTCTGGAACGCCAGCCAGCCGATCACGAACAGGGTGGCGTTCAGGCCGAAGAGCAGGGTGTAGGACTCGGCGATCTTCGCCCAGTCGATGTGCTTCTCCAGCAGGAAGACCCACGCGCTCATCCGCCAGGTGATGAACCATTCCTCGTAGGGTTTGAAGAACTCGATGGCCTTCAGGATCATGTCCACGAAGAGGATCGAGAGCGTCACGATCGTCGCCGCCGCCGGCTTGATCTTGAAGCACGAGAACATGAAGGCGATCGAGGACAGGGTGATCATGCTCACGCCCAGGCCCACCGCGCCCAGCGCCAGCCGCGGCGCGCCTTCGTTCCAGGTCGGGAAGGCGGCAAAGACCTTCATGATCTGCTCCATCACCAGCAGCCCGCCCTCGCGGCCCACTGCCGCCACCGCCATCAGGTAACCGGCCAGGCCCACCGCCAGCACGAAGGTGAAGGTGTAGAAGGCCACCGCGAGGTATTTCACCAGCAGCACGCGGAAACGGCTCACCGGCCGGGAGAACACCAGCCGCAGGTTTCCATCCTCGCTTTCCTTCGCCACGATGTCTCCGCCCACCAGCGCGAAGAAGATCGAGCCGAGCGTGAACATGCTCAACAGGATCATCATGAAGGTCATCGAAAGCGAGCTGTAGTAGGTCCCGAAATCGAGCCCGTTGCGGGCGATGATGCGCATGTTCTCCCGCTCCACCTGGTCCAGCTTGTAGACGAGCAGGATCACGGCCTCTAGGAAGATGAAGGCCCCGTAGCCCATCCACGAGCGCGGGCGGCCGAAGAGCTTGCGGAGTTCGCCGCGGAGTTGCTGGAAGAAGATCATCGGTCGATGGCGTGGGGGTCCACGTGGTCGGTGGTGTTGTTCCGGATCTCCATGTAGAGGTCCTCCAGCGAGCGCCGCACCGGCGAAAAGGCGCGCACTTTCACGCCGCCCGCCACCAGACAGGCCACGAAGTCCGCCGGATCGAGCCCCGGCGGCAGCGAGATCCGCCCCGGTTCCAGCACCTCGCCGCCGCGGGTGGCCAGCAGCCCGCAGGCCGTGCCCCACGGGTCGAGGTCCACTTGGAACACCGGGTCTTCGTCCGCCAGGTTCGCCACCGGCCCTTCGTGGACCCGTTTGCCCTGGCGCAGGATCGCCACCCGGTCGCACATCAGCTCGACCTCGGCGAGGAGGTGGGAGTTGAACAGCACCGTCATGCCGCGCTCCTCGCGCAGGCCCAGGATGAACTCGCGGAACCAGCGGATGCCCTCCGGATCCAGGCCGTCGGTGGGCTCATCCAGCAGCAGGATCTCCGGCTCCGGCAGCAGCGCCTGCGCCAGCGCCAGCCGCTGGCGCATGCCGTGGCTGTAGGTGCGGACCTTGGAGTGGACCCGGGAGGTGAGCCCCACGCGTTCCACCACCTCGCGGGCCAGTCCCTCGTCGAAGCCGCCGGAGTAGGCCATCAGTTGCCGCAGGTTTTCCCAGCCGGTCAGGTAATCGTAGAAAGCGGGGGATTCGAAAATCGCGCCCACCTTGCGCAGCGCCTTCGCGCGGTCCTTCGAAACGTCCTGCCCGCCGATCCTCACGCTGCCCTTCCGCGGCGCGATCATGCCGAGGATGATGCCCAGCGTCGTGCTCTTGCCCGCGCCATTGTGGCCCAGCAGGCCGTAGATCTCGCCGCGCTGGACGGTGAAGGACACGTCCTGGAGCGCCGGCTTGCCGCCGAATTCCTTCCACAGCCCGGAGACTTCCAGCATCGGTTCCGCGGCCATGGCTCAGTTGTTGGT comes from Luteolibacter sp. LG18 and encodes:
- a CDS encoding ABC transporter permease; the encoded protein is MIFFQQLRGELRKLFGRPRSWMGYGAFIFLEAVILLVYKLDQVERENMRIIARNGLDFGTYYSSLSMTFMMILLSMFTLGSIFFALVGGDIVAKESEDGNLRLVFSRPVSRFRVLLVKYLAVAFYTFTFVLAVGLAGYLMAVAAVGREGGLLVMEQIMKVFAAFPTWNEGAPRLALGAVGLGVSMITLSSIAFMFSCFKIKPAAATIVTLSILFVDMILKAIEFFKPYEEWFITWRMSAWVFLLEKHIDWAKIAESYTLLFGLNATLFVIGWLAFQTRDFKT
- a CDS encoding ABC transporter ATP-binding protein translates to MAAEPMLEVSGLWKEFGGKPALQDVSFTVQRGEIYGLLGHNGAGKSTTLGIILGMIAPRKGSVRIGGQDVSKDRAKALRKVGAIFESPAFYDYLTGWENLRQLMAYSGGFDEGLAREVVERVGLTSRVHSKVRTYSHGMRQRLALAQALLPEPEILLLDEPTDGLDPEGIRWFREFILGLREERGMTVLFNSHLLAEVELMCDRVAILRQGKRVHEGPVANLADEDPVFQVDLDPWGTACGLLATRGGEVLEPGRISLPPGLDPADFVACLVAGGVKVRAFSPVRRSLEDLYMEIRNNTTDHVDPHAIDR